Proteins co-encoded in one Desulfitobacterium hafniense DCB-2 genomic window:
- the spoIIR gene encoding stage II sporulation protein R, which produces MKEFKQADYFKRIEIILIIFLTVLFQVEVFHSSFAYARSVEQAKDLLEVAQMAENGEDLIRFHVIANSDAEEDQALKRAVRDAILEEISPQLAQSQSLEQSRRILTELRPLMEEISRKVIAAWSKDYSVKTEYGEFIFPTKSYGSLILPAGEYEAVRVVIGEGKGSNWWCVLFPPLCFVDIGHSTAQPVDGKPGIPYEKPKVRFWIVEKLVQLFKK; this is translated from the coding sequence GTGAAAGAGTTTAAACAGGCTGATTATTTTAAAAGGATAGAGATAATACTTATTATTTTCCTGACGGTGCTTTTTCAGGTGGAGGTTTTTCATTCTTCGTTTGCCTATGCACGCTCTGTGGAGCAAGCGAAGGATCTGCTGGAGGTTGCGCAGATGGCGGAGAATGGAGAAGACCTGATTCGTTTTCATGTGATAGCCAATTCGGATGCCGAGGAAGATCAGGCTCTTAAGCGGGCTGTACGGGATGCCATTCTTGAAGAGATATCTCCACAGCTGGCCCAATCCCAGTCTTTGGAGCAGTCCCGCCGGATCTTGACAGAATTGCGTCCGCTTATGGAAGAAATCAGCCGGAAAGTTATTGCGGCTTGGAGCAAAGATTATTCGGTTAAAACCGAATATGGCGAATTTATCTTTCCGACGAAGTCTTATGGTTCTTTGATTCTCCCGGCAGGGGAGTATGAGGCAGTACGAGTTGTCATCGGTGAAGGAAAGGGTTCCAATTGGTGGTGTGTGCTTTTTCCGCCTCTATGCTTTGTGGATATTGGTCATTCCACAGCCCAGCCTGTGGACGGGAAACCTGGGATACCCTATGAGAAGCCTAAGGTAAGATTTTGGATCGTGGAGAAACTTGTTCAACTGTTCAAAAAGTGA
- a CDS encoding 2-hydroxyacyl-CoA dehydratase family protein gives MSKIGLTTTVPVEVIYAAGDTPVDLNNIFISDTREAMLRIEEAELAGYPRNVCGWIKGLYATALKSPEIKKIVAVTQGDCSNTHALMETWSEEGIEIIPFAFPYDRDGDMLRLQLEKLITALGTTWDQVREQKVRLDQVRQLAWEIDRLTWQENQVRGFENHLHLVSCSDFNGDPEGFARDLEGFIAEAREREPLNLQFKGRKKRELRLGFMGVPPIMPDLYNFLEEHGARVVFNEVQRQFSMPFATEDIVEQYQLYTYPYNVFGRIEDVAQEAERRQLDGLIHYTQSFCYRQIEDLIVRRRLDYPILNLEGENPTGLDARSKMRLESFLQMLRD, from the coding sequence ATGAGCAAAATTGGGTTGACTACGACAGTACCGGTCGAAGTAATTTATGCAGCCGGGGATACACCGGTGGATTTGAATAATATTTTTATCTCGGATACCAGGGAAGCGATGCTGAGGATTGAGGAGGCGGAGCTGGCCGGGTACCCACGGAATGTGTGCGGCTGGATTAAGGGCTTGTATGCGACGGCTCTTAAAAGCCCGGAAATCAAGAAGATCGTGGCGGTAACCCAGGGGGATTGCAGCAACACCCATGCCTTGATGGAGACTTGGTCGGAAGAGGGAATCGAGATTATTCCTTTTGCCTTTCCCTATGATCGGGATGGAGATATGCTCAGACTCCAATTGGAGAAGCTGATCACGGCTCTGGGGACCACCTGGGATCAGGTGCGGGAGCAAAAGGTCCGTTTGGATCAGGTACGTCAGCTGGCCTGGGAGATCGATCGCCTGACTTGGCAAGAGAATCAGGTCAGGGGTTTTGAAAATCATCTCCACCTGGTTTCCTGCTCAGATTTCAATGGAGATCCGGAGGGATTTGCCCGGGATCTGGAAGGCTTCATTGCCGAGGCCAGAGAACGGGAGCCGCTTAACCTTCAATTCAAAGGCCGTAAAAAAAGAGAACTCCGGCTTGGGTTCATGGGAGTGCCGCCGATTATGCCGGATCTTTATAATTTCCTGGAGGAGCATGGGGCACGGGTGGTCTTTAATGAAGTGCAAAGGCAATTCAGCATGCCCTTTGCCACCGAAGATATCGTGGAGCAATATCAGCTTTATACTTATCCGTATAATGTCTTTGGACGGATTGAGGATGTGGCGCAGGAAGCGGAACGGCGGCAACTGGATGGGCTGATCCATTATACTCAGAGCTTCTGCTATCGCCAGATTGAAGACTTGATTGTCCGCAGACGCTTGGATTATCCGATTCTCAATCTTGAAGGTGAGAATCCTACAGGTTTGGATGCTCGGAGCAAAATGAGGCTGGAATCCTTTTTGCAGATGCTCCGCGATTGA
- a CDS encoding methylaspartate ammonia-lyase: protein MKIVDMIASPGLTGFYFDDQQAIKAGAGHDGFAYTGAPVTPGFRAVRQRGESISVMLILEDGQVAFGDCAAVQYSGAGGRDPLFLAHDFIPMIMEELRPKLVGKELDSFRKLADSIEHSRRPTGEPYHTAIRYGVSQAILDGVAKAKKLTMTEVILGEYQLPLVLEPVPIFTQTGDERYANADKAIIKRAGVLPHALINNVETKLGKHGELLLEYVNLLRERVIRLGDEAYWPILHIDVYGTIGMAFADDVERMVEYFGDLEKAAEPFPLRIEGPMDAGNKEGQLKQLKRLREALKEAEVKVEVVADEWCNTYEEIVEFVDAQAADMVQIKTPDLGGIQNTIEAVLYARKFGVGAYVGGSCNETDAGGRTAVHVALATRPDQMLAKPGMGVDEGYMIVHNEMNRTLELLRYKAGLKASGCKS, encoded by the coding sequence GTGAAGATTGTTGATATGATCGCTTCGCCGGGCTTAACAGGGTTTTACTTTGATGATCAGCAGGCGATCAAAGCCGGGGCGGGTCACGATGGGTTTGCCTATACGGGGGCTCCTGTGACCCCTGGATTTCGTGCTGTTCGTCAACGTGGGGAGTCGATTTCGGTGATGCTCATCCTGGAGGATGGGCAGGTAGCTTTTGGAGATTGTGCAGCGGTTCAGTATTCAGGGGCTGGGGGGCGTGATCCTCTTTTTTTGGCCCATGATTTTATCCCGATGATTATGGAAGAGCTCCGCCCTAAGCTGGTGGGGAAGGAACTGGATTCTTTCCGGAAGCTGGCAGACAGTATCGAGCATTCCCGGCGGCCCACTGGGGAACCCTATCATACAGCCATTCGCTATGGGGTGAGCCAGGCCATTCTGGATGGGGTGGCTAAAGCCAAAAAGCTGACCATGACGGAAGTGATCCTCGGGGAGTATCAGCTGCCTTTGGTGCTGGAGCCGGTGCCCATATTCACACAGACCGGGGATGAGCGGTATGCCAATGCAGACAAGGCCATAATCAAACGGGCCGGAGTGCTGCCCCATGCTCTCATCAATAATGTGGAGACTAAGCTGGGCAAGCATGGCGAGCTGCTGCTGGAGTACGTGAATTTGCTGAGGGAGCGGGTGATTCGTCTGGGTGATGAAGCTTACTGGCCTATCCTGCATATTGATGTTTATGGAACCATCGGGATGGCTTTTGCGGATGATGTGGAGCGCATGGTGGAGTATTTCGGGGATCTGGAAAAAGCGGCGGAACCCTTTCCTTTGCGCATTGAAGGCCCTATGGATGCAGGAAATAAGGAAGGACAGCTGAAGCAGCTTAAGAGGCTGCGTGAAGCCCTTAAGGAGGCGGAAGTTAAGGTCGAGGTGGTTGCCGATGAATGGTGCAACACCTATGAAGAAATTGTAGAATTCGTAGATGCCCAAGCGGCGGATATGGTTCAGATTAAAACTCCGGATCTGGGTGGGATTCAGAATACTATCGAAGCGGTGCTCTATGCCAGGAAGTTTGGAGTGGGTGCTTATGTGGGCGGTTCCTGCAATGAGACCGATGCCGGTGGCCGGACTGCCGTCCATGTAGCGTTGGCGACCCGCCCTGACCAAATGCTGGCCAAGCCCGGAATGGGTGTGGATGAAGGGTATATGATTGTGCATAATGAGATGAATCGGACTTTGGAGCTTTTGCGCTATAAAGCCGGGTTGAAAGCATCAGGCTGTAAATCATAA
- a CDS encoding HD-GYP domain-containing protein, which produces MTSWDIIKYIEWIEKKDPLTCSHCSKSAEYAIFLGKNIALAADELAVLSIAAPLHDLGKIKVPDEILGKPASLTQEEFKVIQCHPLWGAEMILDNAGKNLDWLRVAEIILNHHERFDGCGYPAGIGGRQIPFLAQIVSIADAYDAMTSDRPYRSAMSEEQARRILQHEGGKQFHPDLVEEFVRLIA; this is translated from the coding sequence ATGACAAGCTGGGACATCATCAAGTATATTGAATGGATTGAGAAGAAGGATCCTTTAACCTGCAGCCATTGCAGTAAATCTGCTGAGTATGCGATATTCCTCGGTAAAAACATCGCTCTGGCAGCCGATGAATTAGCAGTATTAAGTATTGCCGCCCCCCTTCATGATTTAGGTAAGATTAAAGTTCCCGATGAAATTCTCGGGAAGCCGGCTTCCTTAACCCAGGAGGAATTTAAGGTGATTCAATGCCATCCTCTTTGGGGTGCTGAGATGATCTTAGATAATGCCGGGAAGAATCTTGACTGGCTGCGTGTGGCTGAAATTATCCTCAATCATCATGAACGGTTTGATGGCTGCGGATATCCGGCAGGCATAGGCGGCAGACAGATCCCTTTTCTGGCTCAAATTGTTTCCATCGCCGATGCTTATGATGCTATGACATCGGATCGCCCTTATCGCAGTGCCATGTCGGAGGAACAGGCCAGAAGGATTTTGCAGCATGAGGGCGGCAAGCAATTCCATCCCGACTTAGTCGAAGAATTCGTCAGGTTAATTGCATAA
- a CDS encoding GerMN domain-containing protein, whose product MKKYLFYLGVLLIATFLVGCGTLQTLVKEDSEPSSFADWIGSANEEVNVPATSNLGDGKMISLYFPDSTGKQLIKEERNIPKTLSLARETVTQWLMGPAVQGEAQAAVDPATTLLDIAIKDEVAIVDLSREFTQMHGNVNQEVAVYGLVNTLTQFPTVREVTFRVEGKPLTQLGSLDVTRLSYREGLVKGGGNLSGGSNSVVSPALPSNTNTNTNTNTNTNTMDSPSGLNIFSSQLSAS is encoded by the coding sequence ATGAAAAAATACTTATTTTACTTAGGAGTGCTTTTAATAGCGACCTTTCTTGTCGGGTGTGGAACACTGCAAACTCTGGTGAAAGAAGACAGTGAGCCCTCTTCTTTTGCAGATTGGATTGGCAGTGCCAATGAAGAAGTGAATGTCCCGGCCACCAGCAATCTTGGGGATGGTAAAATGATCAGTCTTTATTTTCCTGATTCAACGGGCAAGCAGCTTATCAAAGAGGAACGGAATATCCCGAAAACCTTAAGTCTGGCCCGCGAGACGGTAACTCAATGGCTAATGGGGCCTGCAGTTCAGGGCGAGGCCCAGGCGGCAGTGGATCCCGCCACAACCCTGCTGGATATTGCTATAAAAGATGAAGTGGCTATCGTTGATCTGAGTCGGGAATTCACGCAAATGCATGGCAATGTCAACCAGGAAGTTGCAGTGTATGGCTTAGTGAATACTCTCACTCAATTTCCCACCGTTCGGGAGGTCACCTTTAGAGTAGAAGGCAAACCTTTGACCCAATTGGGCAGCCTTGATGTGACCCGATTATCCTATCGGGAAGGGTTGGTCAAAGGTGGAGGAAATCTCTCGGGAGGCAGCAACAGCGTAGTCTCTCCTGCACTCCCCTCCAATACAAATACAAATACCAATACAAATACCAATACAAATACAATGGACTCTCCCAGCGGGCTCAATATTTTCTCTTCTCAGCTATCGGCCAGCTAG
- a CDS encoding methylaspartate mutase subunit E: MDLTNRMMEPEEFARQRQEVLNQWATGRDVDFEEAVAYHKNLPRSKNFSYKLAEGKARGITFAQPRAGVALLNEHLELLRFLEEEGEADFLPTTIDSYTRQNRYGEAQTGIDESRLVGRSMLNGFPAVNHGVSACRRLIEHLKVPVQVRHGTPDARLLAEITLAGGFTAYEGGGISYNIPYAKDVSIEKSIKYWQYVDRLVGMYEEKGVSINREPFGPLTGTLVPPSVSHGVAVIEGILAVAQGVRSLTLGYGQCGNLLQDVAAIRTLPLLAAEYLNKLGYTDFDITTVFHQWMGGFPQDEAKAYGVISWGAAAAALGKATKVIVKSPHEALGIPTKEANAAGIRTTKQILNMLKDQSLPMTEELALEEKMIGEETRALLDRTLDLGEGDMAVGAVRAFQAGVIDVPFAPSRYNGGRILPARDSQGAVRVLEFGNLPFSEEIKEFHRERIARRGRDEGREPSFQMVIDDIYAIGKGMLVGRPRS; this comes from the coding sequence GTGGATCTAACGAATCGGATGATGGAGCCGGAAGAGTTCGCCCGCCAGCGTCAAGAGGTATTGAACCAATGGGCCACTGGGAGGGACGTGGATTTCGAGGAAGCGGTGGCTTATCATAAAAACCTGCCCAGAAGCAAGAACTTTAGCTATAAGCTGGCAGAGGGTAAAGCCAGGGGAATCACCTTTGCCCAGCCCCGGGCCGGAGTCGCTCTTCTCAATGAGCATTTGGAGCTCTTGCGCTTTTTAGAAGAGGAAGGGGAGGCGGATTTCCTCCCGACCACCATCGATTCTTACACCCGGCAGAACCGCTATGGGGAGGCTCAGACCGGAATTGATGAGAGCCGCCTGGTGGGGCGTTCCATGCTCAATGGTTTCCCGGCAGTTAATCATGGGGTGTCAGCCTGCCGCCGGTTGATTGAACACCTCAAGGTGCCGGTTCAGGTTCGGCATGGCACTCCGGATGCCCGGCTTTTGGCGGAGATTACTTTGGCGGGAGGGTTCACCGCTTACGAAGGGGGAGGTATCTCCTACAATATTCCTTATGCTAAAGATGTTTCCATCGAGAAGTCTATAAAATATTGGCAGTATGTGGACCGCCTGGTTGGCATGTATGAGGAAAAGGGTGTCAGTATTAATCGGGAGCCTTTTGGTCCTTTGACCGGTACTCTTGTGCCTCCTTCAGTATCCCATGGGGTGGCAGTGATCGAAGGTATCTTAGCAGTTGCTCAGGGAGTACGGAGTCTGACCCTGGGCTACGGTCAGTGCGGTAATCTCCTGCAGGATGTGGCGGCAATCCGGACTTTGCCCTTATTGGCTGCTGAATATCTTAACAAGCTGGGCTATACTGATTTTGATATTACTACGGTCTTTCATCAATGGATGGGAGGTTTCCCTCAGGACGAGGCCAAGGCTTACGGTGTCATCTCCTGGGGAGCGGCAGCTGCAGCTTTAGGGAAAGCCACGAAGGTTATTGTCAAATCTCCTCATGAAGCCTTGGGCATCCCCACCAAGGAAGCTAATGCGGCGGGAATCCGTACGACGAAGCAGATCCTGAACATGCTGAAGGACCAGAGCTTGCCGATGACTGAGGAGTTGGCCTTAGAGGAAAAGATGATCGGGGAAGAGACCCGGGCGCTCCTGGATAGAACCCTTGATTTAGGAGAAGGGGATATGGCTGTGGGAGCGGTCCGTGCCTTCCAGGCGGGGGTTATCGATGTGCCTTTTGCCCCCAGCCGCTATAATGGGGGGAGGATTCTGCCGGCGCGGGATTCCCAGGGAGCTGTGCGGGTGCTGGAGTTTGGGAATCTGCCTTTCTCTGAGGAGATCAAGGAATTTCACCGGGAGCGGATTGCCCGGCGGGGAAGGGATGAAGGCAGGGAGCCCTCCTTCCAGATGGTTATTGATGATATCTATGCCATTGGCAAAGGGATGCTGGTGGGGAGGCCGCGCAGCTAA
- the murI gene encoding glutamate racemase, which yields MEVQLVTEAGPRGGIKLAQHVIGMFDSGVGGLTVMKEIVTQLPDVQIIYFGDTARVPYGNRSREELIHFGEEIISFLIEQGAEAIVVACNTSSANAVPVLREQFNLPLIGTIEPGAKAAIQATATGNIGLIATEATVRSKAYSSAVRRILSKRRGGHAIELVKAQACPLFVPLVEAGLSHSPEARGIARTYLAPIQEAQVDALILGCTHYPFLAPVIQEILGEEIILVDPAQAMTEELKEVLKQLEYNRESGQETHKAPGHHRFFVSGDPVLFERVGNTLLPDQIHDVNQVNWNR from the coding sequence ATGGAAGTTCAGCTGGTAACTGAAGCGGGACCAAGGGGAGGAATTAAATTGGCTCAGCATGTAATTGGGATGTTTGATTCGGGAGTGGGCGGTTTGACGGTCATGAAAGAGATAGTGACCCAGCTTCCGGATGTTCAGATCATTTACTTCGGAGATACGGCTCGTGTGCCTTATGGGAATCGGAGTAGGGAAGAACTGATTCATTTCGGAGAAGAAATTATCTCGTTTTTAATTGAGCAGGGAGCCGAGGCTATAGTGGTGGCCTGCAATACCAGTTCAGCCAATGCGGTGCCGGTGTTGAGGGAACAATTCAATTTACCTTTGATTGGAACGATTGAACCAGGGGCGAAGGCGGCGATTCAGGCAACGGCAACAGGGAACATCGGGCTGATTGCCACAGAAGCCACGGTGCGCAGCAAAGCCTATTCCTCCGCGGTGAGGCGGATATTAAGCAAGCGGCGGGGCGGGCATGCCATTGAATTGGTGAAGGCCCAGGCTTGCCCTCTTTTCGTCCCCTTGGTGGAAGCGGGGCTTTCCCATTCACCGGAGGCCAGAGGAATCGCCCGTACTTATCTGGCTCCTATTCAGGAGGCTCAGGTTGATGCGTTGATTCTCGGGTGTACCCATTACCCTTTCCTGGCACCCGTCATCCAGGAAATCCTCGGGGAAGAAATAATTTTAGTGGATCCGGCTCAGGCCATGACGGAGGAGTTGAAGGAAGTTCTCAAACAGTTGGAGTATAACCGGGAAAGTGGGCAAGAGACCCATAAGGCCCCCGGCCATCACCGCTTTTTTGTAAGCGGGGACCCGGTGTTGTTTGAGCGGGTAGGGAATACTTTGCTTCCCGATCAGATTCACGATGTAAACCAGGTGAACTGGAATCGATAG
- a CDS encoding acyl-CoA dehydratase activase yields MTIVCGIDLGSRSVKIAVMESSSEGLPPQLKRLERLDTIGFYREYGRKVQGKLAVDFKALGLPEVDCLVSTGYGRNTLEVAGGETIPELKAHVRGAIFQTGLKDFTLVDLGGQDSKIIAVKKGRMVDFQTNDKCAASSGRYLENMANVLGMTLEELGEHAADPVELNSTCAVFGESELIGKIVEGEPMPRLAAGVNETIVKRILPLLRSYTSDIIVFTGGVAHNKAVRELLREGTAKEVVVPREPQFNGAIGCAIYGFEELGEEED; encoded by the coding sequence ATGACAATAGTATGTGGAATAGATCTGGGAAGCCGGAGTGTCAAGATTGCGGTGATGGAAAGTTCATCAGAAGGGCTGCCGCCGCAGCTTAAGCGCCTGGAACGGCTGGATACCATTGGCTTTTATCGGGAATATGGCCGCAAGGTTCAGGGGAAGCTGGCCGTTGATTTTAAGGCCTTGGGCCTTCCTGAGGTGGATTGTTTGGTTTCAACAGGTTACGGACGCAACACCTTGGAGGTGGCCGGCGGAGAAACCATACCGGAATTGAAGGCTCATGTCAGAGGGGCAATCTTCCAGACAGGGCTGAAGGATTTTACTTTGGTGGATCTGGGCGGCCAGGATAGTAAGATCATCGCTGTAAAGAAGGGCCGGATGGTGGATTTTCAGACGAATGATAAATGTGCGGCATCCTCAGGGAGATATCTTGAGAACATGGCCAATGTCCTGGGCATGACCCTTGAGGAGCTTGGCGAGCATGCCGCCGATCCGGTGGAATTGAATTCTACCTGTGCAGTCTTCGGTGAAAGTGAATTAATCGGCAAGATTGTGGAGGGAGAGCCTATGCCCCGCCTGGCGGCGGGAGTTAATGAGACCATCGTTAAACGTATCCTCCCACTTCTTCGTTCCTATACCAGTGATATCATCGTGTTTACCGGAGGAGTGGCTCATAATAAAGCCGTCCGGGAGCTTTTGCGGGAGGGGACTGCTAAGGAAGTCGTCGTCCCTCGGGAGCCCCAGTTCAATGGAGCGATTGGATGTGCGATCTATGGGTTTGAGGAGCTCGGGGAAGAAGAGGATTAG
- a CDS encoding MarR family winged helix-turn-helix transcriptional regulator has product MEVNEELSRELEEAIRRSNTVIYRRGQALLAEMGISNPQFNTLLALYEFGPLTMGDLGKHLFTACSTATDLADRLERDGLVERIRDSKDRRIVRMHLLTKGKKMVEVIMNERYRFLEEVLAGYTADEHRLILESLKHLIDRVERTDKTYPVELEAVRNIKKKLILSPS; this is encoded by the coding sequence ATGGAAGTTAATGAGGAGTTAAGTAGAGAACTTGAGGAGGCCATACGCCGTTCGAATACCGTCATCTATCGCAGGGGGCAAGCCCTTCTGGCGGAGATGGGCATTTCAAATCCTCAATTTAATACGTTGCTGGCTCTTTATGAGTTTGGGCCATTGACAATGGGAGATTTGGGGAAGCATTTGTTTACTGCCTGCAGTACCGCCACGGATTTGGCCGATCGTTTGGAACGGGATGGCTTGGTAGAAAGGATTCGTGATTCTAAGGATCGCCGCATTGTCAGGATGCATTTGCTTACTAAAGGGAAAAAGATGGTTGAAGTGATTATGAACGAGCGCTATCGTTTCCTGGAAGAAGTCTTAGCGGGCTATACAGCTGATGAGCACCGGCTCATCCTCGAAAGCCTTAAACACTTGATTGACCGGGTGGAGAGAACGGATAAGACCTATCCCGTAGAGCTGGAAGCCGTTCGAAATATAAAGAAAAAGTTAATTTTAAGTCCCTCATAA
- a CDS encoding LytR/AlgR family response regulator transcription factor, with protein MKLRALLVDDESPARKELRYLLQDYTDLQVIGEAANAIEALELINNLEYSVVFLDIDMPGLKGIDLARQLKEKESSPAIIFITAHEEFAVDAFCVNALDYLLKPINPKRLDQAIKKLFIQHGAGTPPASPSLSEPDEPTTATDTPLPKQPPENSTIRPLEVIPVEQRGKTILLRPEEIVYIYTDKDNVFAKTQKESYLTRFTLRELEARLNPNLFFRTHRCYLVNIKRMRELIPYFNGTYSIVVDDHERSEVPVSRTQSRKLKEILGL; from the coding sequence TTGAAGTTACGTGCATTACTTGTCGACGATGAATCCCCCGCCCGCAAAGAGCTTCGCTATTTACTCCAAGACTATACGGATCTTCAGGTTATCGGAGAAGCGGCCAACGCCATCGAGGCCTTAGAACTGATCAATAACCTGGAATATTCGGTAGTTTTTCTGGATATTGATATGCCTGGACTTAAAGGAATCGACCTTGCTCGACAACTCAAAGAGAAAGAGAGTTCCCCAGCCATCATCTTTATCACAGCCCATGAAGAATTTGCCGTAGATGCCTTCTGTGTAAACGCCCTGGACTATCTATTAAAGCCCATTAACCCCAAACGCCTTGATCAAGCCATTAAAAAACTTTTCATTCAACATGGTGCCGGCACCCCGCCTGCCTCACCCTCTTTATCCGAACCTGACGAACCCACAACCGCCACCGACACCCCCCTCCCCAAACAACCTCCAGAGAATAGCACCATCCGCCCTCTGGAAGTCATCCCGGTAGAGCAACGGGGCAAAACCATTCTTCTCCGCCCTGAGGAAATTGTTTATATCTATACAGATAAAGACAATGTCTTTGCCAAAACTCAAAAAGAGTCTTACCTCACCCGTTTTACCCTGAGAGAATTGGAAGCCCGCCTGAATCCGAATCTCTTTTTCCGCACCCACCGCTGTTACCTGGTCAATATTAAACGCATGCGCGAGCTCATCCCCTATTTCAACGGCACCTACTCCATCGTGGTGGATGACCATGAGCGCAGCGAAGTCCCCGTCAGCCGTACCCAATCCCGCAAACTCAAAGAAATCCTCGGTCTCTAG
- the glmS gene encoding methylaspartate mutase subunit S, translated as MEGKTLVLGVIGADVHAVGNRILDYAFTQAGFKVINIGVLASQEEFIRAAIETAASVIMVSSLYGHGELDCRGLREKCQESGIGDILLYVGGNLVVGKQEFSEVEKRFLAMGFNRVYPPGTMPEAAIEDLRKDLEL; from the coding sequence GTGGAAGGGAAAACCTTGGTGCTGGGGGTTATTGGAGCGGATGTCCATGCGGTAGGGAACCGGATCCTGGATTATGCGTTTACTCAAGCAGGGTTTAAGGTGATCAATATAGGGGTCCTGGCCTCTCAGGAGGAGTTTATCCGGGCGGCTATAGAGACGGCTGCCTCGGTGATTATGGTGTCTTCCCTTTATGGACATGGCGAATTGGATTGCCGGGGACTCCGGGAAAAGTGCCAGGAGTCAGGTATCGGAGATATTCTGCTCTATGTGGGAGGGAATCTCGTCGTAGGGAAGCAGGAATTCAGTGAGGTTGAAAAGCGCTTTTTAGCGATGGGATTCAATCGGGTTTATCCTCCCGGAACCATGCCTGAGGCAGCTATTGAAGATCTGCGCAAGGACTTGGAGCTATAG
- the glmL gene encoding methylaspartate mutase accessory protein GlmL, with amino-acid sequence MVQEILLIDFGSTYTKVTIVDLEREEIIGTAAAGTTIASNIMEGLNHALAQIPQPPGGWNFARKLACSSAAGGLRMMASGLVKELTAEAARRAALGAGARVLEVFSYELTSEDIERIAQAQPDILLLAGGTDGGNKEILLKNAEKLLELPFSLPVVVAGNKVVSSQAAEIVRCKHDPVVVAGNVMPELNVLEVESARDAIRGIFLNQIVRAKGLDKAETFIERVMMPTPAAVLSAAELLSQGYGDEKGLGELLIIDVGGATTDIHSIAAGEPSKPGVMLKGLPEPYAKRTVEGDLGMRYSAEALVAASGKRLHQVLGWRDEEIQEQLGFVQADPWRVPQNEREASFDTAMGRMAVELSMKRHVGTLQVVYAPFGVSYVQQGKDLTQLPVVVGTGGVLLHHGEPLAVLRGALFNAAEPTFLKPQNPDFYLDQDYILASMGLLREVNPLVALRLLKKYCVKL; translated from the coding sequence ATGGTGCAGGAAATCCTTCTCATCGATTTTGGCAGCACCTACACCAAAGTAACCATCGTGGACCTGGAGCGGGAAGAGATTATCGGGACGGCGGCCGCGGGGACAACCATTGCAAGCAATATTATGGAGGGGCTCAACCATGCCTTAGCTCAGATTCCCCAACCTCCGGGGGGCTGGAATTTTGCCCGGAAGCTGGCCTGCAGCAGTGCCGCTGGGGGATTGAGGATGATGGCCAGCGGACTGGTCAAGGAATTGACTGCTGAAGCCGCCCGCCGGGCTGCCCTGGGAGCAGGCGCCCGGGTGCTGGAAGTTTTTAGCTATGAATTGACTTCTGAAGATATTGAAAGAATAGCCCAAGCTCAGCCGGATATCCTTCTCTTAGCAGGAGGCACGGATGGGGGCAATAAAGAGATTCTCTTAAAGAACGCGGAAAAGCTCCTGGAGCTGCCTTTCTCGCTGCCTGTGGTGGTAGCGGGAAATAAGGTTGTTTCTTCCCAGGCGGCGGAGATAGTGCGTTGTAAGCACGATCCGGTAGTGGTGGCGGGAAATGTCATGCCGGAGCTTAATGTGCTGGAAGTAGAGTCGGCACGGGATGCTATCCGGGGAATTTTTCTGAATCAGATTGTCCGGGCCAAGGGACTGGACAAGGCGGAGACCTTTATTGAACGGGTGATGATGCCCACTCCGGCGGCTGTTCTTTCTGCCGCGGAACTATTGTCTCAGGGCTATGGTGATGAAAAAGGCTTGGGTGAGCTTTTGATCATTGACGTGGGAGGGGCCACGACGGATATTCATTCCATTGCCGCCGGGGAGCCCAGCAAGCCGGGAGTGATGCTGAAGGGGCTGCCGGAGCCCTATGCTAAGCGCACGGTGGAAGGGGATCTGGGGATGCGCTATAGCGCGGAAGCTCTGGTCGCTGCCTCAGGCAAACGCTTGCATCAGGTTTTGGGCTGGCGGGACGAGGAGATACAGGAACAGTTGGGCTTTGTTCAGGCTGATCCTTGGCGGGTTCCCCAGAATGAACGGGAAGCCTCTTTTGATACGGCTATGGGCAGGATGGCTGTAGAGCTGTCTATGAAGCGCCATGTAGGAACCCTCCAGGTAGTCTATGCTCCTTTTGGTGTCAGCTATGTCCAGCAAGGCAAGGATTTAACTCAATTACCGGTGGTAGTGGGAACCGGCGGAGTCCTTCTGCATCATGGGGAACCCTTGGCAGTTTTGCGCGGCGCCCTTTTCAATGCCGCAGAACCTACTTTTCTTAAGCCTCAAAACCCGGATTTCTATTTGGATCAAGATTATATTTTGGCCTCCATGGGACTGTTGCGGGAGGTTAATCCCCTTGTTGCCCTGCGTTTGCTGAAGAAGTATTGTGTAAAGCTCTAA